A genomic stretch from Aedes albopictus strain Foshan chromosome 2, AalbF5, whole genome shotgun sequence includes:
- the LOC134285998 gene encoding uncharacterized protein LOC134285998, translating into MVDRSAKVFAKSHDPDTTNRTRGPPLHGLVAVSDCVIALDTPVRNLDTPVGAKHAGLEGNCTSLVFGCSSMLELAGSEGHAGPEMDSLECVCPQSLPCDRSLEGSVRGRFLAANPGHGTMFRLGLYGGRGGSRRRRRRTTLDFICPRESHACSGVIFTYNSGSESNFITERLSQRMKVSRSKVDISVLGIGQAAIKVNQKIVVTIRSRLSEFSRQMGFLVLPKVTADLPTANIDISGWTIPKGIELADPSFCVSSGVDLVLGIESFFDFFDSGRKISLGERLPSLHDSVFGWIISGGFDEGLQGLQINCNVSTSDRLEDLLTRFWSMEEVDSTNYSPEETRCEAIFMSSVQRGADGRYSVALPKDEDVISRLGESKEIAFRRFLGTERRLTRDANLRKQYVTFMEEYLQLGHMRRVEEDQEPTKRCFLPHHPVVKEASTTTKVRVVFDASCKTASGLSLNDALLVGPVIQQDLRSIILRCCTKQIMLVADVEKMFRQIFIHPEDRPFQSILWRSSPVEEIGVYELNTVTYGTKPAPFLATRTLNQLAMDEGDPTRSS; encoded by the exons ATGGTAGATCGGAGTGCAAAGGTTTTTGCAAAATCGCACGATCCAGACACAACCAACCGAACGAGGGGCCCACCACTGCACGGCCTGGTAGCAGTCAGTGATTGTGTGATTGCTTTGGACACGCCGGTCCGAAATTTGGACACACCAGTTGGAGCAAAGCACGCCGGCTTGGAAGGAAACTGTACTTCTTTAGTGTTTGGTTGCTCCAGTATGCTTGAGCTCGCCGGCTCGGAGGGACACGCCGGTCCGGAGATGGATTCGCTG GAATGTGTTTGTCCGCAATCGCTCCCTTGCGATCGGTCCTTGGAAGGGTCGGTTCGCGGTCGCTTCCTAGCGgccaatcctggtcacggcaccatgttTCGTCTAGGGTTGTATGGTGGAAGAGGGGGATCCAGGCGACGACGAAGAAGAACAACTTTGGATTTTATTTGCCCCCGAGAGTCACACGCCTGCTCGGGAGTGATCTTCACTTACAATTCTGGGTCGGAGAGTAACTTCATCACCGAGCGCCTCAGCCAGCGCATGAAGGTTTCTCGTAGCAAAGTGGATATTTCGGTTCTTGGAATTGGGCAGGCAGCAATCAAGGTCAACCAAAAGATTGTAGTCACGATACGTTCCCGGCTGTCAGAGTTCTCGCGCCAGATGGGTTTCCTGGTGCTTCCGAAGGTAACAGCCGATCTCCCCACGGCTAACATCGACATCTCCGGCTGGACCATACCGAAAGGAATCGAACTTGCTGATCCGTCGTTCTGCGTTTCGTCAGGAGTTGATCTCGTTCTTGGTATAGAATCGTTTTTCGACTTCTTCGACTCTGGTAGGAAGATTTCGCTTGGAGAGCGACTTCCGTCCTTACACGACTCCGTTTTTGGTTGGATCATTAGTGGAGGATTCGACGAAGGACTTCAAGGCTTGCAGATCAACTGTAATGTCTCTACTTCGGATCGTTTGGAGGATCTACTCACCCGGTTCTGGTCCATGGAGGAGGTGGATTCTACGAACTATTCTCCTGAAGAAACTCGCTGTGAAGCTATCTTTATGAGTTCCGTACAGCGAGGGGCGGACGGTCGCTATTCCGTAGCACTTCCCAAAGATGAAGACGTCATCTCTCGGTTGGGCGAATCTAAGGAGATCGCATTCCGACGTTTTCTAGGCACCGAACGGAGGCTTACCAGGGACGCAAACCTCCGGAAACAATACGTCACctttatggaggaatatctgcagtTGGGTCACATGCGGAGAGTCGAAGAGGATCAAGAACCCACCAAGCGGTGTTTCCTACCTCATCATCCGGTGGTCAAGGAGGCCAGCACCACCACCAAGGTCCGCGTGGTGTTTGACGCATCCTGCAAAACGGCTTCAGGATTGTCGTTGAACGATGCGTTGCTGGTAGGACCTGTAATTCAACAGGATCTCCGCTCCATTATCCTTCGCTGCTGTACTAAGCAGATTATGTTGGTGGCTGATGTGGAAAAGATGTTCCGGCAGATTTTCATCCATCCGGAGGATAGGCCATTCCAATCGATTCTCTGGCGTTCATCTCCGGTGGAGGAGATAGGTGTGTATGAGTTGAACACGGTTACCTATGGAACCAAACCGGCTCCGTTCTTGGCGACTCGTACACTTAACCAATTAGCCATGGACGAAGGagacccgaccagaagctcctaa